In Aegilops tauschii subsp. strangulata cultivar AL8/78 chromosome 3, Aet v6.0, whole genome shotgun sequence, one genomic interval encodes:
- the LOC109740917 gene encoding homocysteine S-methyltransferase 4, with translation MGRGDGHDDALRRWLREAGGWLVVDGALGTELEAHGADLQDELWSARCLVSAPHLIRKVHLDYLDAGANIITTASYQATLQGFQSRGVSREQGEALLRRSVQIAQEARAIFVEGRSKGPYAARDEYDGVASRARRPVLVAASVGSYGAYLADGSEYTGDYGRSVTKEALKNFHRRRLQVLADAGPDLIAFETIPNKLEAQAYAELLEENDISIPAWFSFTSKDGANAASGDPITECAAIADSCRRVAAVGINCTAPRLIHGLVLSISKVASKPIVVYPNTGETYVAETKEWVDSAAAGGGAAGTDFVSCVGKWRQAGASLVGGCCRTGPATVRAIARALREADAASDADADDDYPAVAVL, from the exons ATGGGGCGCGGCGACGGACACGACGACGCGCTGCGGCGGTGGCTGCGGGAAGCGGGCGGGTGGTTGGTGGTCGACGGGGCCCTGGGCACGGAGCTGGAGGCGCACGGCGCGGACCTGCAGGACGAGCTCTGGAGCGCCCGGTGCCTCGTCTCCGCTCCCCACCTCATCCGCAAGGTCCATCTCGACTACCTCGACGCGGGCGCCAACATCATAACCACGGCCTCCTACCAG GCCACGCTGCAGGGGTTCCAGTCACGAGGCGTGTCGAGGGAGCAGGGCGAGGCGCTGCTCCGGCGGAGCGTCCAGATCGCGCAGGAGGCGCGCGCCATATTCGTGGAAGGCCGGTCGAAAGGCCCCTACGCCGCGCGCGATGAGTACGACGGCGTGGCGTCCAGAGCGCGCCGGCCCGTGCTGGTGGCGGCCTCCGTCGGGAGCTACGGGGCGTACCTCGCGGACGGCTCCGAGTACAC CGGGGACTACGGCAGATCCGTCACCAAGGAAGCGCTGAAGAATTTCCACAGGAGGCGGCTCCAGGTGCTGGCGGACGCAGGGCCGGATCTCATCGCCTTCGAGACCATCCCAAATAAGCTGGAAGCACAG GCTTACGCTGAGCTGCTGGAGGAGAACGACATCAGTATTCCCGCCTGGTTCTCCTTCACCTCCAAGGACGGAGCTAACGCGGCGAGCGGTGACCCCATCACCGAGTGCGCCGCCATCGCCGACTCCTGCAGGAGGGTGGCCGCCGTCGGGATAAATTGCACGGCTCCCAGGCTAATCCATGGACTCGTCCTCTCCATTAGCAAG GTGGCGAGCAAGCCGATCGTGGTGTACCCCAACACCGGGGAGACGTACGTGGCCGAGACCAAGGAGTGGGTG GACTCGGCTGCTGCTGGcggtggtgcggcggggacggacTTCGTGTCGTGCGTCGGCAAGTGGAGGCAGGCGGGCGCCTCCCTCGTGGGAGGGTGCTGCAGGACGGGCCCGGCGACGGTGAGGGCCATCGCGCGGGCGCTGCGAGAGGCGGATGCTGCCTCCGACGCCGATGCCGACGACGACTACCCTGCGGTGGCCGTCCTGTAG